In Anaerostipes hadrus ATCC 29173 = JCM 17467, a single genomic region encodes these proteins:
- a CDS encoding Na/Pi cotransporter family protein: MNTLTHVGNLFAFIGGLGMFLYGMDIMASGLQKTAGNKMKDLLGYLTNNRILGVLVGALVTAIIQSSSATTVMVVGFVNAGIMNLTQAAGVIMGANVGTTITAWLVSANEWAGALKPDFFAPFILGIGAFIITFSNKQKMTQKAEIAVGFGILFIGLSSMSSSIGVYQDSPVFYKAFQVLGGNPILGILVGAVVTAIIQSSSASVGILQTLAMRGIVNWRSAIFITLGQNIGTCITAILSSAGANKTAKRAAVIHLSFNVLGAAIYGVIMTIFFGIFPDLAMQHISSTQISIFHSIFNISVTILLFPFANALVKLSGLIIREEPVEDEEEEPEEKALRHLDPRILETPAFAVENAVKEVVRMGEIVLKNLNRVTKEAMSGEPRQSKIDKVHNDEQVINHLEPMITEYLVKISHLAITEKEMKVVNNLFDSITDIERSGDHVENMAGYLQHIKDMNENISEDAIEELRNMNNIVRAAFESAIRAIEFDDTKEAKEALSYAEDVYCTRKIIRKRHIQRMKDGDCSPDIGVYFLDIISSMERIAGYAFTIARYILSQNDEEE, encoded by the coding sequence ATGAATACACTAACACATGTCGGTAATCTGTTTGCGTTTATCGGCGGACTTGGAATGTTCCTGTATGGAATGGATATCATGGCATCAGGACTTCAAAAGACAGCAGGAAATAAGATGAAAGACCTGCTTGGCTATTTAACAAATAATCGTATTTTAGGTGTACTTGTAGGAGCACTGGTTACAGCAATTATTCAGAGTTCATCAGCAACCACTGTTATGGTTGTAGGTTTTGTAAATGCAGGGATTATGAATCTTACACAGGCAGCCGGTGTTATCATGGGAGCCAATGTAGGTACAACGATCACGGCATGGCTGGTATCAGCTAATGAATGGGCGGGAGCGTTAAAACCAGATTTTTTTGCACCATTTATTTTAGGAATCGGAGCTTTCATCATCACATTCTCTAATAAGCAGAAGATGACACAGAAAGCGGAGATTGCCGTCGGATTTGGTATTTTATTTATTGGATTATCATCTATGTCATCATCCATTGGAGTATATCAGGATAGTCCGGTATTCTACAAAGCATTTCAGGTATTAGGAGGAAATCCGATCCTTGGTATTTTAGTCGGCGCTGTTGTTACAGCGATCATTCAGAGTTCATCTGCATCTGTCGGTATTTTACAGACATTAGCGATGAGAGGAATCGTAAACTGGAGATCAGCGATCTTTATTACGTTAGGGCAGAATATTGGTACTTGTATCACAGCAATCTTATCTAGTGCGGGTGCAAATAAAACAGCAAAAAGAGCAGCTGTGATCCATTTAAGTTTTAATGTATTAGGTGCAGCTATTTATGGGGTGATCATGACGATTTTCTTTGGAATCTTCCCAGATCTTGCAATGCAGCATATATCCAGTACACAGATTTCCATTTTCCACTCGATCTTTAACATATCTGTGACGATACTGTTATTCCCATTCGCGAATGCATTGGTAAAATTATCTGGACTTATCATTCGTGAAGAGCCAGTAGAAGACGAAGAAGAAGAACCAGAAGAGAAAGCATTACGTCACTTAGATCCACGTATTCTTGAAACACCTGCATTTGCAGTTGAGAATGCAGTGAAAGAAGTGGTACGTATGGGTGAAATCGTATTAAAGAATTTAAATCGTGTAACAAAAGAAGCAATGAGTGGAGAACCAAGACAGAGTAAGATCGATAAAGTTCATAATGATGAACAGGTGATCAACCATTTAGAACCAATGATCACAGAATATCTTGTAAAGATCAGTCATTTGGCGATCACAGAAAAAGAGATGAAAGTTGTCAACAATCTGTTTGATTCGATCACAGATATTGAGCGTTCAGGAGATCATGTAGAGAATATGGCAGGATATCTGCAGCATATCAAGGATATGAATGAAAATATTTCAGAAGATGCGATTGAAGAGCTTAGAAATATGAATAATATTGTAAGAGCTGCATTTGAGTCAGCAATCCGTGCGATTGAATTTGACGATACCAAAGAAGCAAAAGAAGCATTATCTTATGCAGAAGATGTATATTGTACAAGAAAGATCATCAGAAAGAGACATATTCAGAGAATGAAAGATGGAGATTGTTCTCCAGATATTGGTGTATATTTCCTTGATATCATTTCCAGTATGGAAAGAATTGCAGGATATGCATTTACAATTGCAAGATACATTTTAAGTCAGAATGATGAAGAAGAATAA